In Aquiflexum balticum DSM 16537, a single genomic region encodes these proteins:
- the uxuA gene encoding mannonate dehydratase, with translation MTYKMEQTMRWYGPKDPVSLADIRQAGATGIVSALHHIPNGDIWTRDEIKKRKDIIAAAGLTWSVVESVPVHEKIKTRSGNYGELIGNYKQTIENLALEGIHIICYNFMPILDWTRTLLAWPLPNGAKALRFEKKEVIAFDLFMLKRPGAENEYTPNEIEKAKEFFENATEDTLKRINDNILKGLPGSEEGYTMEQFQTALDTYQGIGHKELETHLQLFLDEILPIAEKNGVKMAIHPDDPPFDVFGLPRVMSTAKDMKRLISDNSSPNNGFTFCTGSYGVRADNDLAAMVREFGDHIHFIHLRATRRDDEGNFYEDDHLTGDVPMEAVIHEILKVQQNRQISIPMRPDHGHQMLDDIAKPIVNPGYTAIGRLKGLAEIRGVEAGLIWALKMG, from the coding sequence ATGACCTATAAAATGGAACAGACCATGCGCTGGTATGGTCCCAAAGACCCGGTAAGTTTAGCTGACATCAGACAGGCTGGTGCCACTGGTATTGTTTCAGCATTGCATCATATTCCCAATGGGGATATTTGGACCAGGGATGAAATCAAAAAAAGAAAAGATATCATTGCAGCCGCAGGATTAACCTGGTCTGTAGTGGAATCCGTCCCTGTTCATGAAAAAATCAAAACAAGATCTGGAAATTATGGCGAACTGATTGGAAATTACAAACAGACTATTGAGAATTTAGCTTTAGAAGGCATTCACATTATCTGCTATAATTTTATGCCCATATTGGATTGGACGAGGACGCTTTTGGCCTGGCCCCTACCCAATGGGGCAAAAGCTTTGAGATTTGAGAAAAAGGAAGTTATTGCTTTTGATCTTTTTATGCTCAAAAGACCCGGAGCAGAAAATGAATACACCCCAAATGAAATTGAAAAAGCAAAAGAATTCTTTGAAAACGCTACTGAAGATACACTCAAACGAATAAATGACAATATCCTGAAAGGATTGCCGGGTTCTGAGGAAGGTTATACCATGGAGCAATTTCAAACTGCCTTGGATACTTACCAAGGTATTGGACACAAAGAACTTGAAACGCATCTTCAGCTTTTTTTGGATGAAATTCTTCCCATTGCTGAAAAGAACGGAGTAAAAATGGCCATTCACCCGGATGATCCGCCATTCGATGTATTTGGTTTGCCAAGGGTGATGAGTACTGCCAAGGATATGAAAAGGTTGATCTCAGACAATTCAAGTCCCAACAATGGCTTTACATTCTGTACAGGTTCTTATGGAGTCAGAGCTGACAATGACCTTGCTGCCATGGTAAGGGAATTTGGTGACCACATCCATTTTATCCACCTCCGGGCAACAAGAAGAGATGATGAGGGTAACTTCTATGAAGATGACCATTTGACCGGAGATGTTCCTATGGAAGCCGTGATTCATGAAATCCTGAAAGTTCAACAAAACCGCCAAATCTCCATTCCCATGCGTCCTGACCACGGCCATCAGATGTTGGATGACATTGCCAAGCCGATAGTAAATCCGGGATATACAGCTATAGGAAGATTAAAAGGACTTGCAGAGATCAGGGGTGTGGAAGCGGGGTTGATTTGGGCATTGAAAATGGGGTGA
- a CDS encoding LytR/AlgR family response regulator transcription factor, which yields MKIKTIIVEDEPLAREGLKSYIREIDFLDLVGSCENALEANNIISSENPELMFLDIQMPKITGLDFLKSLKKPPMVIFTTAYPNYALQGFELDVIDYLVKPYSFDRFLKAVNKAREMFQLKNQKPFEENFKDHIFLKVDNILKRINFEEILYIEGMENYIAVHTHEGRFITLMTMKNMEELLPSRDFLRVHKTYIISRAKVKGIVGNEIDMGMKKIPFSRSRRNEIIEALVGG from the coding sequence ATGAAGATTAAAACCATCATAGTCGAAGATGAACCTTTGGCAAGGGAAGGGCTGAAAAGCTACATCAGGGAAATTGATTTCCTGGATTTGGTAGGAAGCTGTGAAAATGCCCTTGAAGCCAATAATATCATCTCTTCAGAAAATCCTGAATTGATGTTTCTCGATATTCAAATGCCCAAAATAACAGGTTTGGATTTTTTGAAATCGCTCAAAAAACCTCCGATGGTCATATTTACTACTGCTTATCCCAATTACGCCCTTCAGGGATTTGAATTGGATGTTATTGACTATCTGGTCAAACCCTATTCTTTTGATAGGTTTTTGAAAGCAGTGAACAAGGCTAGAGAAATGTTTCAATTAAAAAACCAAAAACCTTTTGAGGAAAACTTTAAAGACCACATTTTCCTGAAAGTCGATAATATCCTCAAAAGGATCAATTTTGAAGAAATCCTTTATATAGAAGGCATGGAAAATTATATTGCTGTACATACCCACGAGGGTCGGTTCATCACCTTGATGACGATGAAAAATATGGAAGAATTACTTCCAAGCCGAGATTTTTTGAGGGTCCATAAAACCTATATCATTTCCAGGGCCAAAGTCAAAGGAATAGTAGGGAATGAAATCGATATGGGGATGAAGAAAATTCCCTTTTCAAGATCGAGGAGGAATGAGATTATTGAGGCTTTGGTTGGGGGGTGA
- a CDS encoding sensor histidine kinase — protein MKTVKNQSKREIALNSLNNLGLILGRYKVHHLLFWAVYYVFWVSVYQGFYQNFNHLLLVTGFYTISNAGMYYIPQYVLIPKLMKGKGMLLFFPAFFLLAAFLSVFMKTGIALALNLNLEEFFKASTLQILGVYFSSNVFTGAILLAIKGFLENRKTIRQNELKEKERIESELNFLKSQVNPHFLFNAINSVYVLIRMDPDKASETLIKLSNLLRSQLYEFTTDSIDIQQELEYLENYVELEKIRKGDRLKVVFEKGEGLEDFSIAPLLLIPFLENCFKHLSSHTDKENLVKVQITYANGRLMANFFNTKENQKMQAESVQGGIGLKNIKRRLEILYPKKHILETIERSDSFEVKLEIKVNED, from the coding sequence ATGAAAACGGTTAAAAATCAGTCAAAAAGAGAAATTGCCCTTAATTCCTTGAATAATTTGGGATTGATTTTGGGAAGATATAAGGTTCATCATTTGCTCTTTTGGGCAGTATACTATGTTTTTTGGGTATCAGTTTATCAGGGATTTTATCAGAATTTCAATCATTTGCTTTTGGTGACCGGTTTTTATACCATTTCCAATGCAGGGATGTATTATATTCCCCAGTATGTCCTCATCCCAAAATTGATGAAGGGCAAAGGCATGTTATTATTTTTTCCAGCATTTTTTCTATTAGCCGCATTTTTATCTGTTTTTATGAAAACCGGAATTGCATTGGCTTTAAATCTCAATTTGGAAGAGTTTTTTAAAGCAAGTACTTTACAAATCTTAGGTGTATATTTTTCATCCAATGTCTTTACGGGAGCCATATTATTGGCAATCAAAGGATTTTTGGAAAACCGAAAAACCATCAGACAAAATGAACTCAAGGAAAAAGAAAGAATTGAAAGTGAACTGAATTTCCTAAAGTCGCAAGTGAATCCTCATTTTCTGTTCAATGCCATCAACAGTGTATATGTTTTGATCAGGATGGATCCTGATAAAGCTTCTGAAACACTCATCAAATTATCAAACCTGCTGAGATCACAGCTATATGAATTCACTACAGATAGTATTGATATTCAGCAGGAACTGGAGTACCTTGAAAACTATGTTGAATTGGAAAAAATCAGAAAAGGGGATCGTTTAAAAGTGGTTTTTGAAAAAGGAGAAGGCCTGGAAGATTTCTCCATTGCTCCCTTATTGTTGATTCCGTTTTTGGAAAACTGTTTCAAACATCTTTCATCACATACCGATAAAGAAAATCTGGTGAAAGTTCAAATCACTTATGCCAATGGACGATTGATGGCCAATTTTTTTAATACCAAAGAAAACCAAAAAATGCAAGCTGAATCAGTGCAAGGCGGAATTGGTTTGAAGAATATCAAAAGAAGGTTGGAAATATTGTATCCAAAAAAACATATCTTGGAAACCATAGAGCGATCCGATTCATTTGAGGTTAAACTTGAAATCAAAGTCAATGAAGATTAA
- a CDS encoding alpha/beta fold hydrolase, producing the protein MKTQKFNWLLVGMLLAFLKTINASAEPQLITTQIIGKGQPIILVHGMSCSSDVWDELVERYQGKYELHLVTIKGFGNKEMADVDFYLKQVKDELIAYTQEKKLKNPIIIGHSMGGFLGLWAAAEEPEVFEKVISVDGVPYFPVLQMPGITPETAKPMVESMKNAMVNMDEASALANQKMIVSSMIATEEKRAKVIEMGMNSNSAVVGQAYGEMYTTDIRPLMSNIKVPVLVFGSWAAYQNFGATKESVTLGYQNQLKEIKEVKLLVAEKAFHFVFYDEADWFYSEMEKFLND; encoded by the coding sequence ATGAAAACACAAAAATTCAATTGGCTACTTGTTGGTATGCTGTTGGCATTTCTAAAAACTATTAATGCATCCGCTGAACCACAACTGATTACCACTCAAATCATCGGTAAAGGTCAACCCATAATTTTGGTTCACGGCATGTCCTGCAGTTCTGATGTATGGGATGAATTGGTTGAAAGATACCAAGGAAAGTATGAACTGCATTTGGTCACTATAAAAGGTTTTGGAAATAAGGAGATGGCAGATGTTGATTTTTATTTGAAACAGGTAAAAGATGAGCTGATTGCCTATACCCAAGAAAAAAAGCTAAAAAATCCAATCATCATTGGACACAGCATGGGAGGTTTTTTGGGCTTATGGGCAGCAGCCGAAGAACCGGAAGTTTTTGAAAAAGTCATTTCGGTAGATGGGGTTCCTTATTTCCCTGTGTTACAAATGCCAGGAATCACCCCTGAAACTGCCAAACCAATGGTAGAAAGTATGAAAAATGCCATGGTCAATATGGATGAGGCAAGTGCTTTGGCCAATCAAAAAATGATTGTTTCCTCCATGATAGCCACAGAGGAGAAAAGAGCAAAAGTCATTGAAATGGGAATGAACAGCAATTCAGCTGTAGTCGGACAGGCTTACGGAGAAATGTACACTACAGATATTCGTCCCCTGATGTCAAATATTAAGGTTCCTGTTTTGGTATTTGGTTCTTGGGCAGCTTATCAAAATTTCGGAGCTACCAAGGAATCAGTCACTTTAGGTTACCAAAATCAACTTAAGGAAATCAAAGAAGTAAAATTATTAGTAGCAGAAAAGGCTTTTCATTTTGTATTCTATGATGAAGCTGATTGGTTTTATAGTGAAATGGAAAAATTTCTTAATGATTAA
- a CDS encoding alpha-amylase family glycosyl hydrolase: MKNPTILPIVKDSPWLKDHSQEIFERYERFRSVLKLIEQDYGNLLEFARAHEYYGIHFDSFRNGWVYREWAPKAYNLFLMGDFNHWDRYSHPLKKDHRGDWEIFLPYEDYKNSFVHEGKVKVHVEGENGALDRIPSYIRRVVQDLSNHDFSGQLWFPEKSFSWTDQGFDASENLKQPLIYECHVGMAQEKEGVGTYLEFAENILPRIKAAGYNTIQMMAVMEHPYYGSFGYHVSNFFSPTSRFGTPEDLKFLVNKAHEMGISVIMDIVHSHAVKNVYEGLNEFDGSDHQYFHPGERGYHEGWDSKLFDYGKLKVMHFLLSNVRYWLEEFHFDGYRWDGVTSILYLHHGNVTFDNLEKYFKDGVDWDAVIYLQLANKLIHDFSQSAMSIAEEVSGMPGLCRKAQDGGIGFDFRLAMGIPDFWIKTLKHKPDEHWDMFEMWHELTNRPENERTIAYAESHDQALVGDKSIAFWLMDKEMYSSMSKLQSSLVVDRGVALHKMIRMITSSLGGEGYLNFMGNEFGHPEWVDFPRLGNNWSYQYARRQWSLVDTDHLRYHDLFEWDKAMIRLISEFQILASRQAMQLHLDPEKKILAFERGGFVFVFSWNISESIFGFEFKVPENGKYRIILNSDDKKFGGFGRIEGDPVYPTDKSGKIQIYLPNRTCLVFRKTSK; encoded by the coding sequence GTGAAAAATCCTACCATTTTACCAATTGTAAAGGACTCTCCTTGGTTGAAAGACCATTCTCAGGAAATTTTTGAGAGATATGAAAGGTTCCGATCAGTCTTGAAATTAATTGAGCAGGACTATGGGAATCTTTTGGAATTTGCCAGAGCGCATGAATATTATGGGATACATTTTGATTCCTTCCGAAATGGTTGGGTATATAGAGAGTGGGCCCCAAAAGCATACAACCTCTTCTTGATGGGGGATTTTAATCATTGGGACCGATACAGTCATCCATTGAAAAAGGATCATAGGGGAGATTGGGAAATCTTTTTGCCTTATGAAGATTACAAAAATTCCTTTGTGCACGAGGGTAAAGTAAAGGTACATGTTGAAGGTGAGAACGGTGCATTGGATCGAATTCCTTCCTATATCAGGAGGGTTGTTCAGGATTTGTCAAATCACGATTTTTCCGGTCAGTTGTGGTTTCCAGAGAAATCCTTTTCCTGGACAGATCAAGGTTTTGATGCCAGTGAAAATTTGAAGCAGCCCCTTATCTATGAATGCCATGTCGGTATGGCGCAGGAAAAGGAGGGAGTGGGGACCTATCTGGAATTTGCTGAAAACATACTCCCAAGAATAAAAGCGGCAGGTTATAATACGATTCAGATGATGGCTGTAATGGAACATCCTTATTATGGATCTTTCGGCTATCACGTTTCCAATTTTTTCAGCCCTACTTCCAGGTTTGGTACACCCGAAGATTTAAAATTTCTGGTAAATAAAGCGCATGAAATGGGTATTTCTGTCATCATGGATATAGTCCATTCTCACGCTGTAAAAAATGTTTATGAAGGCCTCAACGAATTCGATGGTTCTGACCATCAGTATTTCCATCCGGGTGAAAGAGGTTACCATGAAGGATGGGACTCGAAACTTTTTGATTATGGAAAATTAAAGGTCATGCATTTCCTTCTTTCGAATGTAAGGTATTGGTTGGAGGAGTTCCATTTTGACGGGTATAGATGGGATGGCGTGACTTCAATATTGTATTTACATCACGGGAACGTCACTTTTGATAATCTCGAAAAATATTTCAAAGATGGTGTAGATTGGGATGCGGTGATTTATCTGCAATTGGCCAATAAATTGATACATGATTTTTCTCAATCTGCGATGTCTATTGCTGAGGAAGTCAGTGGAATGCCGGGATTATGTCGAAAGGCCCAAGATGGAGGTATTGGTTTTGATTTCAGATTGGCCATGGGTATACCTGACTTTTGGATAAAAACCCTCAAACATAAACCTGATGAGCATTGGGATATGTTTGAAATGTGGCATGAATTGACCAACAGGCCGGAAAATGAGAGAACCATTGCCTATGCTGAATCACACGATCAGGCCTTGGTTGGGGACAAATCCATTGCTTTTTGGTTGATGGACAAAGAAATGTATTCCAGCATGTCCAAACTCCAAAGCAGCTTGGTTGTAGATAGGGGAGTGGCTTTGCATAAAATGATCCGAATGATTACCAGTTCACTTGGCGGAGAGGGATACCTTAATTTTATGGGCAATGAATTTGGGCATCCGGAATGGGTGGATTTTCCCAGGTTGGGGAATAATTGGAGCTACCAATATGCCAGAAGGCAGTGGTCTTTGGTTGATACTGACCATTTGAGATATCATGATCTTTTTGAATGGGACAAAGCTATGATTAGATTGATTTCTGAATTCCAAATATTGGCTTCCAGACAAGCTATGCAACTTCATCTAGATCCTGAGAAAAAGATATTGGCATTTGAAAGAGGTGGATTTGTGTTTGTTTTCAGTTGGAATATCAGTGAATCTATTTTTGGATTTGAATTTAAAGTTCCGGAAAATGGAAAATATAGAATCATACTTAATTCTGATGATAAGAAATTCGGGGGCTTTGGCAGGATAGAAGGTGATCCGGTATATCCAACTGATAAATCCGGTAAAATTCAGATTTATTTGCCCAACAGAACATGTTTGGTTTTCCGGAAAACCAGTAAATAG
- a CDS encoding LacI family DNA-binding transcriptional regulator, with translation MTERKKLTLKDIAKELGVSISTASRALKSHPDIAEETIRLVKEYAEKHHYVPNYLAVNFRKNKTFTIGLIVPELVHHFFSTVISGAIDEAKKQGYNILVSQSNDILADELTACQTMLGSSVDGLLISISNETMEGEHLNEFINEGRPIVQFDKITDQVKSPKVIVDDFEGAYQAVKHLIEMGYKKIAHMRGRLEVKNANDRCEGYQKALQDFGYGLNKEWVKNCVLINEKEGYDFAKELMESDNPPDAFFCITDLVAIGVMKYLKDHGFKIPSQVGVVGFSNWKLAEVVSPGLSSVEQHGYDMGKRATRLLIDLIKNHNLDSEETIQIKTKMIVRESSQMKGKNL, from the coding sequence ATGACAGAACGGAAAAAATTGACTTTGAAAGATATAGCAAAGGAACTGGGAGTTTCTATTTCAACTGCTTCAAGGGCATTGAAGTCACATCCCGATATTGCTGAAGAAACCATTCGTTTGGTTAAGGAATATGCTGAGAAACATCATTATGTTCCGAATTATCTTGCTGTTAACTTCCGTAAAAACAAAACCTTTACAATAGGATTGATTGTGCCTGAATTGGTTCACCATTTTTTTTCAACCGTAATCAGTGGCGCTATAGATGAAGCAAAAAAACAAGGATATAATATTTTGGTCAGCCAATCCAATGACATTCTTGCCGATGAACTTACAGCTTGTCAGACCATGTTGGGAAGTAGTGTGGATGGACTCCTTATATCAATCTCGAATGAAACCATGGAGGGTGAACACCTTAATGAATTTATCAATGAAGGTAGACCAATTGTTCAGTTTGATAAAATCACCGATCAGGTAAAATCCCCGAAAGTAATTGTAGATGATTTTGAAGGGGCATATCAAGCTGTCAAGCACCTCATCGAAATGGGTTATAAAAAAATAGCTCATATGAGGGGTAGATTGGAAGTTAAAAATGCAAATGATAGGTGTGAGGGGTATCAAAAAGCCCTTCAGGATTTTGGGTATGGTCTGAACAAAGAGTGGGTGAAAAATTGTGTCTTGATTAATGAAAAGGAAGGGTACGACTTTGCCAAAGAACTGATGGAATCTGACAATCCGCCGGATGCCTTTTTCTGTATTACGGATCTTGTGGCCATCGGAGTAATGAAATACCTGAAGGACCATGGATTTAAGATTCCCTCCCAAGTTGGTGTTGTCGGGTTTAGCAACTGGAAACTGGCCGAGGTTGTAAGCCCGGGTCTGAGTTCAGTTGAGCAGCATGGATATGATATGGGAAAAAGAGCTACCAGGCTTCTGATTGATCTTATAAAGAATCATAATCTGGATTCAGAGGAAACCATACAGATCAAAACCAAAATGATAGTCAGAGAGTCTTCTCAAATGAAAGGAAAAAATTTATAA
- a CDS encoding OmpA family protein, translated as MRLNPYSFLIKASSLILLAFSFFFSALGQELIPLRALNSPYDEQNPVFSPTGEIFYSIGFHPENLGGPTDFGDVWMSKKDSKGEWQKPQHVSDLSSSGNDVLIGFSDALTALVYHSGNNEKRQGIHQYTRFGNSWNHVKPIEMGNFKNNGVHFSGRLLAEQSIIVMAMNSFGSFGNEDIYISFRQSEGAWSSPFNMGSAINSFAQEQTPYLSADLQTIYFSSNIHGNRRGKDIYFAQRKSKSWDDWTQPQKIENANSIGSELGYVIVDEDEEFAIFTTTQNSDGFGDFMMVKYEPKEPLLALLEEVDSPVEAIEENIVEKTEESVAIISEETQEEKTDIVIETGSEKDSVLVIEQDSLEVNDFEKVEDTQVSIEHEIIRVLDAKSMAEIPYKIEIGNDRGVKLTLDTQQEIWEKLEEPLWTNIVISSKGFIPRILEVKEWESIAVESKELLLQPAMTGTSIILNNIQFNRGTSDFADARSVQVLDNLVAFMKENQDIKIRLEGHTDNAGDPSLNKDLSMKRASKIRGYLTINGIDFERVRISGWGGSRPIADNQTEEGRNLNRRVEMLIEN; from the coding sequence ATGAGATTAAATCCATACTCTTTTTTAATAAAAGCAAGTAGCTTAATCCTGCTTGCTTTTTCCTTTTTCTTTTCAGCTTTAGGGCAGGAACTGATTCCTTTGCGGGCACTGAACTCTCCCTATGATGAACAAAATCCTGTTTTTTCTCCAACCGGAGAAATATTTTACAGTATAGGTTTTCATCCTGAAAACCTGGGAGGACCTACGGATTTTGGAGATGTATGGATGAGCAAAAAAGATTCAAAAGGCGAGTGGCAAAAACCCCAACATGTATCAGACCTGTCTTCATCTGGAAATGATGTTTTGATAGGATTTTCGGATGCTTTGACCGCTTTGGTTTATCATAGCGGTAACAATGAAAAAAGACAAGGGATCCATCAATATACCAGATTTGGAAATTCCTGGAATCATGTGAAGCCTATTGAAATGGGGAATTTTAAGAACAACGGGGTTCATTTCAGTGGTAGACTGCTCGCTGAACAAAGTATCATCGTGATGGCCATGAATTCCTTTGGATCTTTTGGGAATGAAGATATTTATATCAGTTTCAGACAATCAGAAGGGGCTTGGTCCTCTCCATTTAATATGGGCTCCGCTATCAATTCCTTTGCACAGGAGCAAACACCTTATCTTTCAGCTGACTTACAGACCATTTATTTTTCATCAAATATCCATGGAAACAGAAGGGGAAAGGATATTTATTTTGCGCAAAGGAAAAGTAAATCATGGGATGATTGGACGCAGCCTCAAAAAATCGAAAATGCCAATTCTATTGGATCTGAATTGGGCTATGTGATTGTAGATGAAGATGAGGAATTTGCGATTTTTACGACCACCCAAAACAGTGATGGATTTGGCGATTTTATGATGGTGAAGTACGAACCAAAAGAACCCTTATTGGCATTATTGGAAGAGGTTGACTCTCCTGTTGAAGCTATTGAAGAGAATATAGTTGAAAAAACCGAAGAATCGGTTGCTATAATTTCTGAAGAAACACAGGAGGAAAAAACGGATATAGTTATTGAAACCGGATCAGAAAAGGATTCTGTGTTGGTTATTGAACAGGATTCTTTGGAAGTAAATGATTTTGAAAAGGTTGAAGATACTCAGGTAAGCATTGAACATGAGATTATCAGGGTATTGGACGCTAAATCAATGGCAGAGATTCCATATAAAATAGAAATAGGAAATGATAGGGGAGTCAAACTGACTTTAGATACCCAGCAAGAAATATGGGAAAAACTGGAAGAACCTCTTTGGACAAATATTGTAATCAGCTCCAAAGGTTTTATACCCAGAATTTTGGAAGTGAAAGAATGGGAAAGTATAGCAGTTGAAAGTAAGGAGCTATTGCTTCAGCCTGCCATGACAGGAACGTCCATTATATTGAATAACATACAATTCAACAGAGGTACTTCTGATTTTGCCGATGCCAGGTCAGTTCAGGTTTTGGATAATTTGGTTGCCTTTATGAAGGAAAATCAGGACATCAAAATCAGACTGGAGGGACATACGGATAATGCCGGAGACCCTTCATTGAACAAGGATTTATCCATGAAGAGAGCATCCAAAATCAGAGGATATTTGACTATCAATGGTATTGATTTTGAAAGGGTCAGGATATCAGGATGGGGTGGAAGCAGGCCGATAGCAGACAATCAGACGGAAGAAGGAAGGAACCTGAACAGAAGGGTTGAGATGTTGATTGAAAATTGA
- a CDS encoding deoxyhypusine synthase family protein has product MKITEFLKHNFRHFNAAALIDAAEGYKTHLDNNGKMMVTLAGAMSTAELGISLAEMIRQDKVHIITCTGANLEEDVFNLVAHNYYERIPNYRDLSPEEEQDLLERHMNRVTDTCIPEMEAMRRIENVILAEWVKADKAGEQYFPHQFFYKILLSGKLDESFQIDPKDSWLLEAAKKNLPIIVPGWEDSTLGNMFAGHVIAGDVKNVHTVRTGIEYMMFLAEWYTVNAQVDSTVGFFQIGGGIAGDFPICVVPMLHQDLQRDNVPLWGYFCQISDSTTSYGSYSGAVPNEKITWGKLGINTPKFIVESDATIVAPLIFAIVLDQ; this is encoded by the coding sequence ATGAAAATTACAGAATTTTTAAAACATAATTTCAGGCACTTTAATGCAGCAGCGCTTATTGATGCTGCAGAAGGGTATAAAACCCATCTTGATAACAACGGTAAAATGATGGTCACCTTGGCAGGGGCAATGTCTACCGCGGAACTTGGTATCTCCTTAGCAGAAATGATCCGTCAGGATAAGGTTCACATCATTACCTGTACAGGGGCAAATCTGGAAGAGGATGTTTTTAATTTGGTGGCTCACAATTATTATGAAAGAATTCCGAATTACCGGGATTTATCTCCGGAAGAGGAACAGGATTTGCTTGAAAGGCATATGAACAGGGTTACAGATACCTGTATCCCTGAAATGGAAGCAATGAGAAGGATTGAGAATGTTATATTGGCTGAATGGGTAAAAGCTGATAAGGCCGGTGAACAATATTTTCCACATCAGTTCTTTTACAAAATCCTGCTTTCAGGAAAGCTTGATGAAAGTTTTCAGATTGACCCAAAAGATTCTTGGCTTTTGGAAGCTGCTAAGAAGAACCTACCCATTATAGTACCGGGATGGGAAGATTCTACTTTAGGAAATATGTTTGCCGGGCATGTAATCGCAGGTGACGTCAAAAATGTACATACAGTCCGAACAGGTATTGAGTATATGATGTTTCTTGCTGAATGGTATACAGTAAATGCTCAAGTAGACAGCACAGTAGGCTTCTTTCAAATAGGAGGCGGTATTGCAGGGGATTTTCCGATCTGTGTGGTTCCTATGTTGCATCAGGATCTTCAGAGAGACAATGTTCCATTGTGGGGTTATTTCTGTCAGATTTCGGATTCCACTACATCCTATGGATCTTATTCAGGTGCTGTGCCAAACGAAAAAATCACATGGGGCAAACTTGGAATCAACACCCCAAAATTCATCGTAGAATCAGATGCAACCATTGTGGCACCCTTGATTTTCGCTATAGTATTAGATCAATAA
- a CDS encoding OmpH family outer membrane protein: protein MKKIAKVFGLLGIALITFSSCNQADKTSDTGTSEEDSPEVSISDLKIAYVLTDSVIARFEFFKEKSLEITEKGKKFENELGSRARGFEQEVANFEQTANSMTPNQARAKQEDLMKKERNLVTYRDNLMQELSGDESKLYSDVYDQIQTYLKGYAEENDLELILSYTRGGAVWYSKKELDITDKVVEGINKQYAASKAPEVK, encoded by the coding sequence GTGAAAAAAATAGCAAAAGTGTTCGGCTTGTTGGGAATTGCATTAATTACTTTCTCCTCATGTAACCAAGCAGACAAAACATCTGATACAGGTACCTCCGAAGAAGATTCACCTGAAGTAAGTATTTCCGATTTGAAAATCGCCTATGTTCTTACCGACAGTGTGATCGCAAGGTTTGAGTTTTTTAAGGAGAAATCATTGGAAATCACTGAGAAAGGCAAAAAATTCGAAAATGAATTGGGCAGCAGGGCCAGGGGTTTTGAACAGGAAGTGGCCAACTTCGAGCAGACTGCCAACTCCATGACACCAAACCAGGCTAGGGCCAAGCAGGAAGACTTGATGAAGAAAGAGAGAAATCTTGTTACCTACAGAGATAATTTGATGCAGGAACTTTCCGGGGATGAGTCTAAACTATACAGTGATGTGTACGATCAGATTCAGACCTACCTAAAGGGATATGCCGAAGAAAATGATTTGGAACTTATACTTTCCTACACAAGAGGTGGCGCGGTATGGTATTCCAAAAAGGAGTTGGATATCACAGATAAGGTGGTAGAAGGTATAAACAAACAATATGCTGCAAGTAAAGCTCCTGAAGTAAAGTAA